One window of Campylobacter sp. MIT 99-7217 genomic DNA carries:
- a CDS encoding FlhB-like flagellar biosynthesis protein, producing MAKTKSIRKAVALGYNKELANAPKVLATGKGEQASKLICLAKEHGVPIKEDEDLVEILSKLDLGDEIPPNMYKAVAEVFAFIYQMANKK from the coding sequence ATGGCTAAGACAAAATCCATAAGAAAAGCAGTTGCATTAGGATACAACAAAGAACTAGCAAATGCTCCAAAAGTCCTTGCCACAGGTAAGGGTGAGCAAGCTTCAAAGCTTATTTGCTTAGCTAAAGAACATGGCGTGCCGATCAAAGAAGATGAAGATCTAGTAGAAATCCTAAGTAAGCTTGATCTTGGAGATGAAATCCCGCCAAATATGTATAAGGCTGTGGCTGAAGTTTTTGCTTTTATCTATCAAATGGCAAATAAAAAATAG